The Streptococcus toyakuensis genome has a window encoding:
- a CDS encoding nitroreductase family protein: MKFLELNKKRHATKHFTDKPVDPKDVRTAIEIATLAPSAHNSQPWKFVVVREKNAELAKLAYGSNFEQVSSAPVTIALFTDTDLAKRARKIARVGGANNFSEEQLQYFMKNLPAEFARYNEQQVSDYLALNAGLVAMNLVLALTDQGIGSNLILGFDKSKVNEVLEIEDRFRPELLITVGYTDEKLEPSYRLPVDEIIEKR; the protein is encoded by the coding sequence ATGAAATTTCTTGAATTAAATAAAAAACGTCATGCGACTAAGCATTTCACTGATAAGCCGGTGGATCCAAAAGATGTGCGTACGGCTATCGAAATTGCAACCTTGGCACCCAGTGCCCACAACAGCCAGCCATGGAAATTTGTGGTAGTACGTGAGAAAAATGCCGAACTGGCAAAATTGGCTTACGGTTCGAACTTTGAACAGGTATCATCAGCGCCTGTAACTATTGCCCTGTTTACAGACACAGATTTGGCTAAACGTGCTCGTAAGATTGCCCGAGTTGGTGGTGCTAACAATTTCTCAGAAGAACAACTTCAATACTTCATGAAAAATTTACCAGCTGAATTCGCCCGCTACAATGAACAACAGGTCAGCGACTACCTAGCCCTCAATGCAGGTTTGGTTGCCATGAACTTAGTTCTGGCTCTTACAGACCAAGGAATCGGATCAAATCTGATTCTTGGATTTGACAAATCAAAAGTCAATGAGGTTTTAGAAATCGAAGACCGTTTCCGCCCAGAACTTTTGATTACAGTGGGTTATACAGACGAAAAATTGGAACCAAGCTACCGCTTGCCAGTAGATGAAATCATTGAGAAAAGATAG
- a CDS encoding amino acid ABC transporter substrate-binding protein — protein MKKFSLLLAILPFLVACGNQATPKETSSQKTIVVATAGDVPPFDYEDKGNLTGFDIEVLKAVDEKLSDYEIQFQRTAWESIFPGLDSGHYQAAANNLSYTKERAEKYLYSLPISNNPLVLVSNKKNPLTSLDQIAGKTTQEDTGTSNAQFINNWNQKHTDNPATIDFSGEDIGKRILDLANGEFDFLVFDKVSVQKIIKDRGLDLSVVDLPSADSPSNYIVFSSDQKEFKEKFDKALKELYQDGTLEKLSNTYLGGSYLPDQSQLQ, from the coding sequence ATGAAAAAATTTAGCCTATTATTAGCCATCCTACCATTTTTGGTTGCCTGTGGAAATCAAGCCACACCTAAAGAGACCAGCTCTCAAAAGACAATCGTCGTTGCTACAGCTGGCGATGTGCCACCATTTGACTACGAAGACAAGGGAAATCTGACAGGCTTCGACATCGAAGTTCTAAAAGCAGTTGATGAAAAACTCAGCGACTACGAGATTCAATTCCAAAGAACTGCCTGGGAGAGTATCTTTCCAGGACTTGATTCTGGTCACTATCAGGCTGCAGCCAACAACCTGAGTTACACAAAAGAGCGTGCTGAAAAATACCTCTACTCACTTCCAATTTCGAACAACCCCCTCGTCCTCGTCAGCAACAAGAAAAATCCTTTGACTTCACTTGACCAAATTGCTGGTAAAACAACGCAAGAAGATACCGGAACTTCAAACGCTCAATTCATCAATAACTGGAATCAAAAACACACTGACAATCCCGCTACGATCGATTTTTCTGGCGAGGATATCGGTAAGCGAATCCTAGACCTTGCTAACGGAGAGTTTGATTTCCTCGTTTTTGACAAGGTATCCGTTCAAAAGATTATCAAGGACCGTGGCTTGGACCTTTCTGTGGTTGACTTGCCTTCTGCCGATAGCCCCAGCAACTATATCGTTTTCTCAAGCGACCAAAAAGAGTTTAAAGAGAAATTTGATAAAGCGCTCAAAGAACTCTATCAAGACGGAACACTCGAAAAACTCAGCAATACCTATCTAGGTGGCTCTTACCTCCCAGATCAATCTCAGTTACAATAA